From a single Intestinibaculum porci genomic region:
- a CDS encoding TetR/AcrR family transcriptional regulator produces the protein METLKEIKSKIEMNKADKKHRLLDNAFQLFGTKGFAKTSISDIVNKAGVAKGTFYLYFKNKEDIRDQLVNEKSLELFSNAITDLEKKVLPRFEDRLIFVINHMIEDLNAHPEILTFIDKDLSLGFYSSELSKFFSDEPTGLYALFKEGVESEHLPIENIEITFFTILDLVGSTCYRCMVQKFPTDIETYKPFLFKSIRAILHIG, from the coding sequence ATGGAAACACTCAAAGAAATTAAAAGCAAAATCGAAATGAACAAAGCCGATAAGAAACACCGTTTGCTTGATAATGCGTTTCAGTTATTTGGCACCAAAGGTTTTGCGAAGACATCGATCAGCGATATTGTCAATAAAGCCGGTGTCGCCAAGGGGACCTTCTATCTTTATTTTAAAAACAAAGAAGATATCCGTGACCAGTTAGTCAATGAAAAATCCCTTGAGCTCTTTTCTAATGCCATCACTGATCTTGAAAAGAAAGTTCTGCCTCGTTTTGAGGATCGCCTCATTTTTGTCATCAATCATATGATTGAAGATTTAAATGCGCATCCAGAAATTCTGACATTTATTGATAAAGACTTATCATTGGGATTTTATTCATCAGAATTATCAAAATTCTTTTCTGATGAACCCACAGGACTCTATGCCCTTTTCAAGGAAGGCGTGGAAAGTGAACACTTGCCAATTGAGAATATTGAGATCACCTTCTTCACAATTTTGGATTTAGTCGGCAGTACCTGCTATCGCTGCATGGTACAGAAATTTCCAACCGACATTGAAACCTACAAGCCCTTTCTTTTTAAATCGATTCGTGCCATCCTACATATAGGATAG